In one Thermodesulfobacteriota bacterium genomic region, the following are encoded:
- a CDS encoding cobalamin-dependent protein (Presence of a B(12) (cobalamin)-binding domain implies dependence on cobalamin itself, in one of its several forms, or in some unusual lineages, dependence on a cobalamin-like analog.), with amino-acid sequence MNDISKYQKQLGKKLDKLSKKWQSTGLPSRSGLENAASDLHEWKVETGVLGIWDQPPLMLTGTIDDGLGHGLEIINMFAEISGVEIIELGLLLTPEKIISTCNKYQPDLLGLTVLQFDSEEDILKISQNLPSKTKIIAGGPVFTADHEFASRTGIHFAAKNAADFIQYLLSFKKKD; translated from the coding sequence GTGAACGATATTTCTAAATACCAAAAACAGCTGGGGAAAAAACTGGATAAACTGTCCAAAAAATGGCAATCAACGGGTTTACCCTCCAGATCGGGTCTTGAAAACGCAGCTTCGGATTTGCATGAATGGAAAGTTGAAACAGGTGTTTTAGGGATTTGGGATCAGCCTCCGCTGATGCTGACCGGAACCATTGACGACGGCCTAGGGCATGGGCTCGAAATTATTAACATGTTTGCCGAGATTTCCGGTGTTGAAATCATTGAACTCGGGCTTCTGCTGACACCGGAAAAAATCATCAGCACCTGCAACAAGTATCAGCCTGATTTGTTAGGATTAACCGTGCTCCAGTTCGATTCAGAGGAAGACATTTTAAAAATAAGCCAAAACCTCCCGTCAAAAACAAAAATCATCGCAGGAGGACCGGTTTTTACCGCAGACCATGAATTTGCATCCCGCACCGGTATCCATTTCGCCGCAAAAAATGCAGCCGATTTTATCCAATATCTGCTTTCTTTTAAGAAAAAAGATTAG
- a CDS encoding isoprenylcysteine carboxylmethyltransferase family protein → MNKTTNKRTVARTVEIAILLALPIIFHFLFPILIVVPKPYTYLGIILLVSGFALATWAAKSFQVAGTSYQLHGERSALTTSGPFRVSRNPMYLAMVIWLVGLAVLLGSLTAFLFPILLFLVANFMIIPPEERNMERMFGEQYAKYRRHVRRWL, encoded by the coding sequence ATGAACAAAACCACAAATAAACGGACAGTGGCCAGAACTGTGGAGATCGCAATTCTGCTCGCCCTTCCCATAATTTTTCACTTTCTGTTTCCTATATTAATCGTAGTCCCCAAGCCTTATACCTACCTTGGAATAATCCTGCTGGTCTCCGGTTTCGCGCTGGCAACCTGGGCGGCCAAGTCATTTCAGGTCGCAGGAACGAGCTACCAGCTTCATGGAGAGCGGTCTGCCCTAACGACATCCGGACCGTTCCGTGTTAGCCGTAATCCGATGTATTTGGCCATGGTGATCTGGCTCGTTGGGCTGGCAGTGTTGCTGGGATCGTTGACCGCATTCCTGTTTCCGATTCTCCTTTTCCTGGTAGCCAACTTTATGATTATCCCGCCTGAAGAAAGAAACATGGAACGGATGTTTGGTGAACAGTATGCAAAATACAGACGTCATGTGAGGCGATGGCTCTGA
- the amrS gene encoding AmmeMemoRadiSam system radical SAM enzyme → MKKISRRHFIIYSSALLSSAFPCQTFAFLQGKNYQISGPADIKGKILKGDAPATPWKWSHEGYFYKKLKGDRVVCGICPNRCILSPGDRSVCRSRVNINGSLYSLAYGNPCALHVDPIEKKPLYHFKPRSKAFSLATTGCNFRCLNCQNWEISQVKPTEVRHHELFPPGVIKAAMQSQCKSIAYTYSEPTTFFEYMIDTARLAKANGLYNLWISNGYINHKPLLEFCQVLDGANVNLKSFSDAIYRKLNGGRLKPVLNTFKTLHEQKIHFEMTNLVVPGYTDDPDMVKQMCEWILEYLGPDHPLHFLRFFPRYKLDRLPPTPVSTLTRFRQLAMQQGIRYVYLGNVPGHEGNHTYCHHCNKLLIERQGYFIPTYNLTGNQCKFCNTVIPGVW, encoded by the coding sequence ATGAAAAAAATTAGCAGACGACACTTTATTATTTACAGCTCGGCACTGCTTTCCAGCGCCTTTCCCTGCCAGACCTTCGCCTTTTTGCAGGGGAAAAATTATCAGATATCCGGACCAGCTGATATCAAAGGCAAGATATTGAAAGGTGATGCGCCGGCAACCCCGTGGAAATGGTCCCATGAAGGGTATTTCTATAAAAAACTGAAAGGCGACCGGGTGGTCTGTGGTATCTGCCCGAATCGCTGTATCCTGTCTCCCGGTGACCGCAGCGTGTGTCGATCCAGGGTCAACATAAACGGCAGTCTTTACAGCCTGGCTTACGGCAATCCCTGCGCCTTACATGTTGACCCCATAGAAAAAAAGCCGCTGTATCATTTTAAGCCCCGCTCAAAGGCCTTTTCCCTGGCAACCACCGGTTGTAATTTTCGCTGCCTGAACTGCCAAAACTGGGAGATATCCCAGGTCAAACCCACCGAAGTCCGTCATCACGAACTTTTCCCTCCGGGGGTGATAAAAGCGGCCATGCAGTCACAATGCAAATCGATAGCCTACACCTATTCAGAGCCGACCACATTTTTCGAATATATGATCGATACCGCCCGTCTGGCAAAAGCCAATGGGTTATACAACCTGTGGATCTCAAACGGCTATATCAACCACAAACCGCTGTTGGAATTTTGCCAAGTGTTGGATGGGGCCAATGTCAACCTCAAATCTTTCAGCGATGCCATTTACCGCAAACTAAACGGGGGGCGGCTGAAGCCGGTGTTAAACACCTTTAAAACCCTCCATGAGCAAAAGATTCATTTTGAAATGACCAATCTGGTCGTTCCCGGATATACCGATGACCCGGACATGGTTAAACAGATGTGTGAATGGATTCTTGAATATCTCGGACCGGACCATCCGTTGCACTTTCTGCGATTTTTTCCCAGGTATAAGCTCGACCGGTTGCCACCCACTCCGGTTTCCACCCTGACCCGATTTCGCCAGCTGGCCATGCAGCAGGGAATCCGCTATGTCTACCTCGGTAATGTGCCCGGCCATGAGGGCAATCATACCTACTGCCACCACTGCAACAAACTGCTGATTGAACGTCAGGGTTATTTCATTCCCACCTACAACCTGACCGGCAATCAATGTAAATTCTGCAATACTGTTATTCCGGGGGTGTGGTAG
- the amrB gene encoding AmmeMemoRadiSam system protein B, which translates to MHSVKSLVIVFFALCLVAVIALNSLASDHIRMPIWSGKFYPSNRAELEQMIASLTQKATRTTVNIPPHKQLKAIILPHAGYIYSGFTAAHASLVLGNNQFNKVILLGPDHRIGYRNCAISQVKGYQTPLGLIGLHPDTRRLLNKTNLFQSILKNHEIEHSLEVILPFLQYYLKEFKLVPIVMGHPTEIRGIADTIEPLLDADTLLVVSSDLSHFLPYSKASARDKETIDLILNNKAKKLKNRENCACGKVPILLLMEIAHRRQWQPVLLHYSNSGDTAGDRSKVVGYSAIAYFGDTSLSQKQGQVLVKLARKTIMEQLGQKMSADQSRQLADALKDRFFTKRCGTFVTLKIDGRLRGCIGSLTAKESIQSGIIHNALNAAFADPRFPPLTSDEFDHIDIEISVLTQPKPLEYTDYSDLLAKLRVNIDGVIIRKGRAVATFLPQVWRQLPEPEIFLSRLCSKAGLSANSWKNTKLEVLTYQAQYFGLAEK; encoded by the coding sequence ATGCATTCGGTTAAATCATTGGTAATCGTTTTTTTTGCCCTATGCCTGGTTGCTGTCATCGCTTTAAATTCTTTAGCGTCCGATCATATCCGCATGCCGATTTGGTCGGGTAAATTTTACCCTTCCAACCGAGCGGAACTTGAACAAATGATTGCCAGCTTAACGCAAAAGGCAACACGAACCACCGTTAACATTCCTCCCCATAAGCAGCTTAAAGCCATCATCCTGCCGCATGCCGGATACATTTACTCCGGTTTTACTGCTGCCCACGCCTCTTTGGTTCTAGGGAATAATCAGTTTAACAAGGTGATTCTTCTTGGACCCGATCATCGCATCGGTTACCGAAACTGTGCCATCAGCCAGGTCAAAGGCTACCAGACCCCTCTCGGCTTGATCGGTCTCCATCCAGATACCCGCCGATTGCTTAACAAAACAAATCTGTTTCAATCCATTCTAAAAAATCACGAAATTGAGCATTCTCTGGAGGTTATCCTTCCTTTCTTACAGTATTACCTTAAAGAATTTAAACTGGTCCCCATTGTCATGGGCCATCCAACTGAAATCAGGGGGATTGCGGATACCATCGAACCTTTGCTCGATGCTGACACCTTGCTGGTGGTCAGCTCGGATTTATCCCACTTTCTCCCCTACTCCAAGGCCTCAGCCAGGGACAAAGAGACCATTGACCTTATATTAAATAACAAAGCTAAAAAACTAAAAAACAGAGAAAACTGCGCCTGCGGAAAAGTACCGATTCTCCTATTAATGGAAATCGCCCACCGCCGGCAATGGCAACCTGTCCTGCTTCATTATTCAAACAGCGGGGATACCGCAGGGGACCGTTCAAAAGTGGTGGGATATTCTGCCATTGCCTATTTTGGCGACACATCCCTGAGCCAAAAACAGGGGCAGGTGCTGGTTAAACTGGCCCGTAAAACCATAATGGAACAACTTGGACAAAAAATGTCGGCCGACCAATCCAGGCAGTTAGCCGATGCCTTAAAAGACCGTTTTTTTACCAAACGCTGCGGCACATTTGTCACCCTTAAAATCGACGGCCGCTTGCGCGGCTGCATCGGAAGCTTAACCGCTAAAGAATCGATCCAATCAGGAATTATACACAACGCGCTGAATGCCGCTTTTGCTGATCCCCGTTTTCCTCCTTTAACATCTGATGAGTTTGATCATATCGATATCGAAATCAGCGTACTTACTCAACCCAAACCCCTTGAATATACCGATTATTCCGATTTGCTGGCTAAACTCCGGGTAAATATAGACGGGGTGATTATCCGCAAAGGACGGGCAGTCGCCACTTTTTTGCCCCAGGTCTGGAGACAGCTGCCTGAACCGGAGATTTTCCTTTCCCGCCTATGCTCAAAGGCCGGTCTTTCTGCAAATTCATGGAAAAACACCAAACTTGAAGTCTTGACCTACCAGGCTCAATACTTTGGACTTGCTGAAAAATAA
- a CDS encoding divergent polysaccharide deacetylase family protein, whose translation MDRRRFLKNSAFVLASNFFGLSIFSKAFAMVEKKNNSSVQPLIALIIDDIGYSIPRARDFLNVNIPMTFSVLPHLTHSYRIAVEIHGQGHEIMLHQPMEPFNSHLDPGPGALLVGYKPQKISQIMQENIFAAPYATGVNNHMGSKFTSCDKQIGHALRVIKDSNLFFIDSLTSGHSVAHQTAKKLHMTTACRNIFLDNCLQDKYIRRQLYQLEIHAKIHGYAIGIGHPFPQTAKAIRCFISSPKHSGVSFVHVSDILSFHNTKYS comes from the coding sequence ATGGACAGAAGACGTTTTCTAAAAAATAGTGCTTTTGTGCTGGCATCAAATTTTTTCGGGCTCAGCATTTTTTCCAAAGCGTTTGCCATGGTTGAGAAAAAAAATAATTCTTCTGTTCAACCCTTAATTGCCCTGATAATCGATGATATCGGATACAGCATCCCCCGCGCAAGAGATTTTTTAAATGTGAACATCCCGATGACTTTTTCCGTGCTGCCCCATCTGACCCATTCTTATCGTATTGCGGTTGAAATCCATGGCCAAGGACATGAAATCATGCTGCACCAACCCATGGAACCTTTCAACTCCCACCTGGATCCAGGCCCGGGGGCACTTTTGGTGGGATACAAACCACAGAAAATCTCTCAAATTATGCAAGAAAACATCTTTGCGGCACCTTATGCCACCGGAGTGAACAACCATATGGGTTCAAAGTTTACCTCATGTGATAAGCAAATAGGTCATGCGCTCAGGGTCATTAAAGACTCTAACCTATTTTTTATTGACAGCCTGACTTCAGGCCACAGCGTTGCCCACCAAACCGCCAAGAAACTTCACATGACGACCGCGTGCAGAAATATATTCCTCGATAATTGTTTGCAAGACAAATATATTCGGCGACAGCTTTATCAGCTGGAAATTCATGCAAAAATACACGGATATGCCATCGGAATCGGCCACCCTTTTCCACAAACCGCGAAAGCCATCAGGTGCTTTATTTCAAGTCCCAAACATTCCGGCGTATCTTTTGTTCATGTGTCTGATATTCTCTCTTTCCATAACACAAAATACAGTTGA
- a CDS encoding ARMT1-like domain-containing protein has translation MKTYFDCIPCFVRQTLEASRIATSDEKLQEKILRGVLAKVSDMDFGQSPPVMGQYIHRLIRKISGNQDPYQKLKHNFNKLALGIYAELSDRVKNAADPFEAAVRFAIAGNIIDSGAVHHLTKPYIMATIEQAMSQELSGNIEKLRTAANSAKKILYLGDNTGEIVFDKLLIQQLPADRVTFVVRGYPVINDATLADAKLTGLTDIVEVIDNGSDAPGTILENCSPEFLTQFFAADLVLAKGQGNYETLSSADQNIFFILKAKCPVIARDIGCEIGSLVIKDIN, from the coding sequence TTGAAAACATACTTCGATTGCATACCGTGTTTTGTTCGCCAGACCCTTGAAGCCTCAAGAATTGCGACTTCAGACGAAAAACTTCAGGAAAAGATACTCAGAGGCGTTCTTGCAAAGGTAAGCGATATGGATTTTGGCCAATCGCCACCTGTGATGGGACAGTATATCCATAGATTAATCAGGAAAATTTCCGGGAATCAGGATCCTTACCAAAAATTAAAGCACAATTTTAACAAATTGGCCCTTGGTATTTATGCTGAACTTTCAGACAGGGTTAAGAATGCCGCAGACCCTTTTGAGGCTGCCGTACGTTTTGCCATTGCCGGAAACATTATAGACTCAGGTGCAGTTCATCATCTGACAAAGCCTTATATCATGGCAACCATAGAACAAGCCATGTCACAGGAATTGTCTGGAAATATAGAAAAATTGCGAACAGCTGCGAATTCTGCCAAAAAAATTCTTTATCTGGGGGACAATACCGGTGAAATTGTTTTCGATAAGTTACTAATACAACAGTTGCCTGCAGATAGGGTGACGTTTGTGGTGCGTGGGTATCCGGTGATAAACGATGCCACTTTGGCTGATGCGAAACTCACGGGGCTGACTGATATCGTTGAGGTCATCGACAACGGGTCGGATGCACCCGGAACCATACTGGAAAATTGTTCTCCGGAGTTTTTAACCCAATTTTTCGCTGCGGATCTGGTACTGGCAAAAGGCCAGGGCAATTACGAAACCCTTAGCAGTGCAGACCAAAACATTTTTTTCATCTTAAAAGCAAAGTGCCCGGTCATTGCCAGGGATATCGGTTGCGAAATCGGCAGTCTGGTTATTAAAGATATTAATTAA
- a CDS encoding DnaJ domain-containing protein, which yields MKIILIILAVLYLLSPYDILPDFIVGWGWLDDLAILGFLFRYLYLNKKKQEYSKQSFQQSENSFEKNQGQRFSQEKSSGSNSQFESKQSIKNPYEILGIEKDASKQKIKEAYRKMAGKYHPDKVVHLGKEFQQIAEERFKEIQQAYEMLKDK from the coding sequence ATGAAAATAATACTAATAATATTAGCTGTGCTGTATCTGCTTTCCCCTTACGATATACTGCCTGACTTCATTGTCGGCTGGGGATGGCTGGATGATCTGGCAATTTTAGGTTTTTTATTCAGGTATTTATATTTAAATAAAAAGAAACAGGAATACAGCAAGCAAAGCTTCCAACAGTCAGAAAATTCCTTTGAAAAAAATCAGGGACAAAGATTTTCCCAGGAAAAATCTTCCGGTTCAAATTCTCAGTTCGAATCAAAACAATCAATAAAAAATCCTTATGAAATACTTGGCATTGAAAAAGATGCATCCAAACAGAAGATAAAGGAAGCATACCGAAAGATGGCAGGCAAATACCATCCTGACAAAGTGGTTCATCTGGGCAAAGAATTCCAACAGATTGCGGAAGAACGGTTTAAAGAAATACAACAAGCTTATGAGATGCTGAAGGACAAATAA
- a CDS encoding cold shock domain-containing protein, giving the protein MANGIVKWFSDKKGYGFIEKEEGGDIFVHHTSINMSGFKTLSEGDRVTFDVEEGDRGPSAKNVEKV; this is encoded by the coding sequence TTGGCAAATGGTATCGTAAAATGGTTTAGTGACAAGAAAGGGTATGGCTTTATTGAAAAAGAGGAAGGTGGAGATATTTTTGTTCATCATACTTCGATCAACATGTCAGGCTTCAAAACCCTTTCCGAGGGCGATCGGGTGACGTTTGACGTGGAAGAAGGGGATCGAGGTCCTTCAGCCAAAAACGTCGAAAAAGTTTAA
- a CDS encoding Mut7-C RNAse domain-containing protein, with the protein MEIKFAAEKTLGKLAKWLRILGFDTIYPSDRTLPVENGRTLLTRTKRIRDECKTTQLIFIESDQPFNQLQEVVKALGITNEDLKTFTRCIRCNTKIRTIDKNSLRSVVPDYVWESQDSFKTCPKCQRIYWQGSHIKRSRELIKKLFKS; encoded by the coding sequence ATGGAAATAAAATTTGCGGCGGAAAAAACACTCGGAAAGCTTGCTAAATGGCTGAGAATACTTGGATTTGATACGATTTACCCATCAGATCGTACTCTTCCGGTGGAAAACGGCAGGACTCTGCTGACCAGAACCAAACGTATCCGGGATGAGTGCAAAACCACTCAACTGATTTTTATAGAATCCGATCAACCGTTTAACCAGCTTCAAGAGGTGGTTAAAGCACTCGGAATTACAAACGAAGATTTAAAAACGTTTACCAGATGCATTAGATGCAACACTAAAATCAGAACGATTGATAAGAATTCCCTGCGTTCAGTGGTACCTGATTATGTGTGGGAAAGTCAGGATTCGTTCAAAACTTGCCCAAAGTGCCAACGAATATACTGGCAGGGAAGCCATATCAAACGAAGCAGAGAACTGATTAAAAAACTATTCAAATCGTGA